GAGGTGGGGCCAAGGGGCCTGCTGTTCCGGGGGCTGCGGGTGCGCATGGGCGTGCACGTGGGCGAGCCCGAGTGCCGGCTCGATGAGCGCTCCGGCCGCACCGACTACCTGGGCCGCATGGTGAACGTGGCGGCGCGGGTGGCCGCCGCGGGCCATGGCGGGCAGGTGCTGGTGAGTGGGAGCGCCTGGGCGCAGGCCGCGCAGGCCGTGGAGGCCCTGGGGCGTCCCGCGGTGCGGCCTTTGGGCGCGTTCCGGCTGAAGGGCATCGACGACGCCGTGGCGTTGGTGGAGGTGCTGCCCGCGCATCTGTCGGAGCGGCGTTTCGGTGTGCCGCGCGCACCGCGAGACAGGCAGGGCAACGTGCCGGTGCTTCAAGATGGGTTGGTGGGCCGGTGCGTGGAGCTGGGCGTGCTCCGCCGCTGGTTGTCGGAGGGCGCGCGGCTGCTGACGGTGCTGGGGCCCGGCGGCATGGGCAAGACGCGGCTGGCCACCTTCCTGGGCGCGCTGGAGCTGGAGTCCGGCACCTGGGAGGGCGGCGTCTGGCTGTGCGAGCTGTCCGAGGCGCAGACGGCGGAGGCGCTCTGTCTGGCGGTGGGCCAGACGCTGGGCCTCACCCTGCGCGGAGATGGCGACCCCACCGAACCGGTGGAGCGGCTGGGGCGCGCGCTGCATGACTGCGGTGATGTGCTGGTCATCCTCGACAACCTGGAGCAGGCGGTGCAGCACGTGCCCGCCACGCTGGGACGCTGGATGCAGATGGCGCCGCGCGCGCGCTTCCTGGCCACGTCGCGCGAGGCGCTGGGCCTCGTGGGAGAGCGGCTGCTGGATTTGACGCCGCTGTCGGTGCCGGAGGAAGGCGAGTCGCGGCTGGAGGAGCTGGTCCGTTCGGAAGCGGTGCGCCTGTTCACGCTGCGGGCGCGTGAGGCGCGAGGGCACTTCGAGCTGACCGCGGGCGAGGCGCCCTTCGTGGCGGACATCGTGCGCCAGTTGGATGGCATCGCCCTGGCCATCGAGCTGGCCGCGGCGCGGATGGCGCTGCTCAGCGTGAGTCAGCTCCGCGAGCGGCTGTCGCGCCGCTTCGAGCTCCTGCGCGCGGGACGCCGGGACGGGCGCGCGCGGCAGGCGACGCTGCGAGGCGCCATCGACTGGTCCTGGAACCTGCTGGAGCCGGAGGAGCGGGCGGCGCTGGCGCGGTGCTCGGTGTTCCGTGGCGGCTTCACGCTGGAGGCGGCGGAGGCGGTGCTGGGGCTGCCGTCGGACGGGCCGGCCGTGCTGGACGTGCTCCAGTCGCTGCGCTCCAAGTCGTTGCTGCGCGTGATGGAGGCGGAGCTGCCCGGCGGCGACGCTCGGCTGGGGCAATACGAGAGCATCCGTCAGTACGCCGCCGTCCGGCTGAGCGAGGAGGGCTCGGAGGTGGCGCTCGCGGAGCGGCACGCGGACTGGTACCTCGCGCTGGCCCGCAGCCTCCGCGCGCAGGTGCGGTGTCAGGGCGGCGCGGAGGCCCTCCAGCGGCTGGCGCAGGAGCGGGAGAACCTGCTGGCCGCGTGTGACAACGCCCTGGCCGTGACGCCCGCGACGTCCCGCTCCGTGGAGCGGGCCCTGGAGGCGCTGGTGGCGCTGGAGCCGGAGGTGGTGGCCCGGGGCCCCGTGCGCCTGCTGCTGGAGCGGTTGGATGCGGCGTTGAAGCGGGCCGAGCAGGTCCTGGTGTCGCCCCAGCTCGTGGCCGAGGCCGTGGCGGTGCGAGGCCGGGTGTACCTGGAGGCGGGACACCTGGACTCGGCCCGGAAGGACCTGGAGTGGGCGCGTGGCTCCCTGCGAGGGCTGGGCGCGGTGGCGGGGGAGAAGCGCGTGTTGGTGGACCTGTCGATTGTCGCCCGGCACGAAGGGGAGCTGTCCCAGGCCTGGGAGCTGGTGCGCGAGGCCCGGCAGCTCTCCTCCGGCGGCGACCGGTGGCTGGACGCGTACACGGTGGGGAACCTGGGCCTGGTGGAACAGGCGCGGTGTGGCGCGGAGGCGGCCATCCCGCATCTGCGCGCGGCGCAGGCGCTGTTCCACGGCGTGGGCGACGTGACGTTCGAGGTGGGCTTCCTGACCAACTGCGCGGTGGCGATTGGCGAGATGGGGCGCACGCGCGAGGCGATGGGCCTGCTGGAGGAGGCGATGGCGCGCTCGGCCAGCGTGGGCGACCGCGCCGGGCATGCGTTGGCGCGGCTCAACCTGGGCTGCTACCTGCTGGAGGAGGCCCGTCCCCAGGACGCGCGCGAGCACCTCCTGGCGGCGGCGCGGATTGGCCGGCAGTTGGGGCAGCGGCTGTTGGAGGGATCCGCGCTGGGCGAGCTGGGGCGCGCGGAGCTGGCCCTGGGCGAGTGGAGCGAGGCGTGGGCCCGCTTGTCTGAGGCGGTGTCCGGCCTGGGCCGGGTGTCGCGCGGGCAGGTGCTGCGCTTCGCGGTGTACCGCGCGGTGGTGGAGGCCTACGTGGGAGACGCCTCGGCGGCGGAGGCGAGCTTCGTCGTGCTGGAGGGCGCGCCGGAGCTGCTCGCCAACCCGGTGCTGCGCGAGCTGGCCCACCTGCTCCGCGCGGCGGTGGACCTGGCGGAGGCGCGGGCCGCGCGCGAGGATGCCGTCCGGGCGCAGCACGCCTTCGATTCGGTGCGGCAGCGCATCGCGAGGGCCCGGAGCGCGCCGCCGGAGGCCGCCTCGTCGGACCTGCGAGGCGCGGCGAACTTCCTTGAGGAGGCGCTCTGGCGGCTCTCCCCGGAGCCTGTCGAGGTGGAGGCGGCGGACCCGGAGGCGGGTGGCTCCCCTGCCTGCGCCGGGGCTGCTTGACGCGCTGGAAATGGCTGTGCTTCAAGCGGCGGCTCCATGCCCGAAGCGCGCGACACCTCGGCTTCCGCCGCCTCGTGTGAGTCCCGTTCGTGAGCCCCGCCCTGCCCGAACGGCTGCGGCGCCTTCCGACGGTGGCCTCCACGTTCGTCATTGCTCACCTGGGACCGCTGGGGGCCGCTGGCGTGGGCCTGCTGGCCTTCCTGGCGGTGTACGGCCCGGCGGCGTTGGATCCGACGCGGCTGGGGTGGCTGCTGCGTGACGACTTCAGCCAGCACCTGCTGGGCTGGTTGTTCTTCCGCAACGAGCCCCTGCGCTTCCCGCTGGGGGCCATGGAAGGGTTCATCCATCCGCTCGGGACGACGCTCGGCTACATGGACGCCATCCCCTGGGTGGCGCTGCTGCTGCTGCCGTTCTCCGCCGTGTTGCCCGTCGACTTCCAGTACATCGGCCCGTGGATGTGCGCGTGTCTGATGTTGCAGGGCGCGACGGGCGCCTGGGTGGCGCGGCGTCTGGACGCTTCGGTGCCGCAGCAATGGATGGTGGGCGGGCTGCTCGTGTTGTCGCCCACGCTGCTGGCGCGCATGAGCATGGCGCACGAAGCGCTGTGCGCGCATTGGACGCTGATTCTGCTGGTGGGGCTGCACCTGATTCCCCAGCGGTCCGCGCGCGACGCGAAGCAGGCCCTGGGGCTCGCGCTGGCGATGTGCGTGTTCGCCGCGGGCGTGCACCCGGTCATCACCGCCATGGTGGTGGCGCTCTCGGTGTCGCTGTGCGTGCGCACGGCCCTGGAGCGCCAGTTGCCCTGGCGTTGGCCGGTGCTGGCCGCGGGGGTGAATGTCGGCACCGTGCTCGTGCTCTTCTACGTCTTTGGCTATCTGGGCACGGTCCGCACGTTGGGCGCGGGCGCGTTCGGCGGGTTCTCCGCGGACCTGGCGGCGTTCATCAATCCCTTGGGCTACCGCGACCTGCTCTGGTCGCGCTTCCTGAGCGCGTTGCCCCGGCAGGGGGCCCAGTACGAGGGCTTCGCCTATCTGGGGCTCGGCGTGCTCTTCGCGCTCTGGACGGCGCTCGTGCTGGTCGCGCGGGACGCGCCCCAAGTGGCCCGGCTGTGGCGCAGGTTCGTTCCGGTGGGCCTGGTGTCGCTGGGGTTGTTCTTCTTCGCGCTGTCCTCGCACATCACCCTGCGCGGCGAACTGGTCGCGAACGTGTCCGCGCTGTACGCGCCGGTGATGCGGTGGGTGGAGCCCTTCCGCTCCTCGGGCCGCTTCGTGTGGCCGCTGTACTACCTGCTCGCGCTGGGCTCCGCGCTCGTGCTCATCCGGTTGCCACGCCCGTCCGTGGCACCGTCACTGCTGGCCCTGACGGTGGTGCTGCAAGGCTTCGATGTGAACCTGGGCCGTGGCCGGCAGGGGCAGGAAGGCCCGGCCTGGACCACGGCGCCGTCCGAGGCGCTCCGCGAGGCCGCCGAGGGACGCAAGCACCTGGTGCTCTATCCGCCGCAAATCCATGACGGCTCGGGACGGGGGTGCCGCGCGGGCCCCAGGGAGTTCCCGCTCTGGGCGTATCGCGCCTACCGGCTGGGGCTCACGTTCAACAGCGGTTACGTGGCGCGGCTGGATGACTCGCGCGCGCAGTCCTATTGCCTGGGATTGGATGACGATGTCCGGGCAGGCAGGCTCGACCCGGACACTGTCTACCTCTCCATTCCCCAACGGATTCATGAGTTCCGCGCCATTCGCGGTACGCGCTGCGTGCAGGAGGACCGGCTGTACCTCTGTGTCCTGGAGAAGGACGCTGCCTCGCCAGGGCGGCAGGCCACGCCCTGAGCGGGGAGGGACGACAGCGGGCGGCGGAGGCGGTATGGGAAGGGTGTGAGCGCCTCTCCTCCCCGTGGAATCCTCTTCGACCTCGACGGCACGCTGGTGGACTCGCTGCCGGACATCATCGACAGCTTCCTGCACGCCTTCGCGCGGCAGGGGCTCCCGGCGCCCACGTACGCGCAGGTGCGCGCGTTCATCGGCCATCCGCTCGACTGGATGTACAGCCAGTTCGCCGCGTCGGAGCACGTGCCCGCGTTGTGCGCGGCCTACCGTGAGCACTACCCACTGCACTTCCACCGGAACTCGCGG
This genomic window from Myxococcus hansupus contains:
- a CDS encoding ATP-binding protein is translated as MLRALPGHEQQAASTMPPEGSVALVFTDVQGSTRLWERCGAGMRAALEVHDRVLRSLLVGSTGYEVKTQGDSFMIAFPSVLDALGWCLEAQDALLCAAWPADILSQPEAAEEVGPRGLLFRGLRVRMGVHVGEPECRLDERSGRTDYLGRMVNVAARVAAAGHGGQVLVSGSAWAQAAQAVEALGRPAVRPLGAFRLKGIDDAVALVEVLPAHLSERRFGVPRAPRDRQGNVPVLQDGLVGRCVELGVLRRWLSEGARLLTVLGPGGMGKTRLATFLGALELESGTWEGGVWLCELSEAQTAEALCLAVGQTLGLTLRGDGDPTEPVERLGRALHDCGDVLVILDNLEQAVQHVPATLGRWMQMAPRARFLATSREALGLVGERLLDLTPLSVPEEGESRLEELVRSEAVRLFTLRAREARGHFELTAGEAPFVADIVRQLDGIALAIELAAARMALLSVSQLRERLSRRFELLRAGRRDGRARQATLRGAIDWSWNLLEPEERAALARCSVFRGGFTLEAAEAVLGLPSDGPAVLDVLQSLRSKSLLRVMEAELPGGDARLGQYESIRQYAAVRLSEEGSEVALAERHADWYLALARSLRAQVRCQGGAEALQRLAQERENLLAACDNALAVTPATSRSVERALEALVALEPEVVARGPVRLLLERLDAALKRAEQVLVSPQLVAEAVAVRGRVYLEAGHLDSARKDLEWARGSLRGLGAVAGEKRVLVDLSIVARHEGELSQAWELVREARQLSSGGDRWLDAYTVGNLGLVEQARCGAEAAIPHLRAAQALFHGVGDVTFEVGFLTNCAVAIGEMGRTREAMGLLEEAMARSASVGDRAGHALARLNLGCYLLEEARPQDAREHLLAAARIGRQLGQRLLEGSALGELGRAELALGEWSEAWARLSEAVSGLGRVSRGQVLRFAVYRAVVEAYVGDASAAEASFVVLEGAPELLANPVLRELAHLLRAAVDLAEARAAREDAVRAQHAFDSVRQRIARARSAPPEAASSDLRGAANFLEEALWRLSPEPVEVEAADPEAGGSPACAGAA
- a CDS encoding DUF6311 domain-containing protein; protein product: MSPALPERLRRLPTVASTFVIAHLGPLGAAGVGLLAFLAVYGPAALDPTRLGWLLRDDFSQHLLGWLFFRNEPLRFPLGAMEGFIHPLGTTLGYMDAIPWVALLLLPFSAVLPVDFQYIGPWMCACLMLQGATGAWVARRLDASVPQQWMVGGLLVLSPTLLARMSMAHEALCAHWTLILLVGLHLIPQRSARDAKQALGLALAMCVFAAGVHPVITAMVVALSVSLCVRTALERQLPWRWPVLAAGVNVGTVLVLFYVFGYLGTVRTLGAGAFGGFSADLAAFINPLGYRDLLWSRFLSALPRQGAQYEGFAYLGLGVLFALWTALVLVARDAPQVARLWRRFVPVGLVSLGLFFFALSSHITLRGELVANVSALYAPVMRWVEPFRSSGRFVWPLYYLLALGSALVLIRLPRPSVAPSLLALTVVLQGFDVNLGRGRQGQEGPAWTTAPSEALREAAEGRKHLVLYPPQIHDGSGRGCRAGPREFPLWAYRAYRLGLTFNSGYVARLDDSRAQSYCLGLDDDVRAGRLDPDTVYLSIPQRIHEFRAIRGTRCVQEDRLYLCVLEKDAASPGRQATP